In Legionella cardiaca, a genomic segment contains:
- a CDS encoding glutathione binding-like protein, protein MYTLYSFKTPNGIKPTILLEELHVSYEIKLINIQEGEQFAPEFLRISPNNKIPVIYDAENNFHLFESVAILQYLAEKHQQFLPQEFKYKFHVLQWCFFQAAHIGPMFGQYGHFHRYAPEQVPYAKNRYAEEVARLMAVMDKELVRHTYMAGNDYTIADIAIWPWLYCYENFYQTPLNEKKFPHLIEWYQIIGQRPAVHKALAAYE, encoded by the coding sequence ATGTACACTCTGTACTCATTTAAAACACCAAATGGAATTAAACCAACCATTCTGCTTGAAGAACTCCATGTTTCTTACGAGATTAAATTAATTAATATTCAGGAGGGTGAACAATTTGCACCAGAGTTTTTACGAATCTCTCCTAACAATAAAATTCCCGTCATTTATGACGCTGAAAATAATTTTCACCTGTTTGAAAGTGTGGCTATTCTTCAATACTTAGCCGAAAAACATCAACAATTTTTACCGCAGGAATTTAAATATAAATTTCATGTTCTCCAATGGTGCTTCTTTCAAGCGGCACACATTGGACCGATGTTTGGACAATATGGCCACTTCCATCGTTATGCTCCCGAGCAAGTGCCTTATGCAAAAAATCGCTATGCTGAAGAGGTCGCTCGCTTAATGGCAGTAATGGATAAAGAGCTCGTTCGACACACCTATATGGCTGGCAATGATTACACTATTGCCGATATTGCAATTTGGCCTTGGCTATATTGCTATGAAAACTTCTATCAAACGCCTTTAAATGAGAAAAAATTTCCGCATTTAATAGAATGGTATCAAATTATTGGTCAACGCCCAGCAGTACACAAAGCGCTTGCTGCTTATGAATAA
- a CDS encoding twin transmembrane helix small protein, translating into MFTKAIILIVMLIILAALGSSLVFLVRDEGKTKRTVKALTWRIGLSLLLFLFLFLAFSMGWIQPHSI; encoded by the coding sequence ATGTTCACCAAGGCTATCATCCTTATTGTAATGCTGATTATTTTAGCTGCTTTAGGCAGCAGTCTTGTTTTTTTAGTCCGCGATGAAGGTAAAACCAAACGTACAGTAAAAGCCTTAACCTGGCGTATAGGTTTATCCTTACTTTTATTTTTATTTTTATTTCTCGCATTTAGTATGGGATGGATCCAACCACACTCTATCTAG
- a CDS encoding SURF1 family protein encodes MVSLTCFNRCFTFNWKMAILTGLAFIFFVRLGFWQLHRADEKKQMLSAQATFANTAPVFWNPTMTMPAQYQRIALKGRFLAENILLDNQHYQHEFGYNVLTPLQLSSGKIVLVDRGWVSGDITRQKFPEPDITDEALSLTGSAYYPSEKSWILGPAFEKKQPHVTLIENIDTKLVSQLLHKPVYPFIIRLDKEMTQGYIREWPVVTMPPERHQAYALQWFAMACVVLILFIALNLKKMNENGKA; translated from the coding sequence ATAGTGAGTTTAACCTGTTTTAACCGTTGTTTCACGTTTAATTGGAAAATGGCTATTTTGACTGGCTTAGCCTTTATATTTTTTGTTCGCCTGGGATTTTGGCAGTTGCATCGAGCTGATGAAAAAAAACAAATGCTATCCGCCCAAGCCACATTTGCAAATACAGCACCCGTATTTTGGAATCCTACCATGACAATGCCTGCGCAATATCAACGTATTGCATTAAAAGGGCGCTTTCTAGCAGAAAATATATTACTAGATAATCAGCATTATCAGCACGAATTTGGTTATAATGTGCTCACGCCATTACAATTATCATCTGGAAAAATTGTATTGGTTGATCGAGGATGGGTTTCTGGTGACATTACCAGACAAAAATTTCCTGAACCCGATATTACGGATGAAGCACTTTCTTTAACCGGTAGTGCTTATTATCCATCAGAAAAAAGTTGGATTTTAGGGCCGGCATTTGAGAAAAAACAACCTCATGTGACATTAATTGAGAATATTGATACAAAATTAGTTAGCCAACTTTTGCATAAACCCGTCTATCCGTTTATTATTCGCCTCGATAAAGAAATGACCCAGGGTTATATCCGTGAATGGCCTGTAGTAACGATGCCTCCTGAGCGTCATCAAGCCTATGCGTTGCAATGGTTTGCTATGGCTTGTGTAGTTTTAATCCTGTTTATTGCATTAAATTTGAAAAAAATGAATGAAAATGGCAAAGCGTAA
- a CDS encoding COX15/CtaA family protein, with the protein MQFKSIRWATTIAVILALFVVMLGAYTRLTDAGLGCPDWPGCYGHMVLPNGQNELHSAQSKYPQIPIEAGKAWTEMAHRYAAGTLAMLIFFIVTSVLWRRIQGVKLPWQLPLALIILVLFQAALGMWTVTLKLLPVVVMGHLLGGIIIFSCLSCMRLQWSTVTPTYLPHWRVWIGLGALIVFLQIALGGWVSSNYAGIACVGFPQCNGQWLPTLHFSQGFNLFSPVGENYQGGLLDNDIRMTIQYIHRLGAIITALYVFVLSFLCLIKSERKSLRYFALLAIALLITQFSLGVANVVYLLPLWVAVAHNGVAALLLATLLMMLYLTQGRASDAC; encoded by the coding sequence ATGCAATTTAAATCGATACGTTGGGCAACAACTATTGCGGTAATTTTAGCTCTATTTGTAGTCATGTTGGGTGCCTATACACGTCTTACAGATGCAGGCCTGGGATGTCCTGATTGGCCAGGATGTTATGGTCATATGGTTTTGCCTAATGGGCAAAACGAACTCCATTCAGCTCAAAGCAAATATCCACAAATACCTATTGAAGCAGGTAAGGCCTGGACAGAAATGGCACATCGCTATGCTGCAGGTACGCTTGCCATGCTTATTTTTTTTATCGTAACGAGTGTGTTATGGCGACGTATCCAAGGTGTGAAATTGCCTTGGCAATTACCCCTGGCTTTAATAATTTTAGTCTTATTCCAGGCTGCCTTAGGCATGTGGACAGTGACTCTGAAATTGTTGCCTGTTGTTGTAATGGGGCATTTATTGGGTGGAATAATCATTTTCTCTTGCTTGAGCTGTATGCGGTTGCAATGGAGTACTGTTACGCCAACTTATTTGCCACACTGGCGTGTTTGGATTGGGCTTGGTGCTTTAATTGTATTCTTGCAGATTGCTTTAGGGGGATGGGTTAGCTCAAATTATGCTGGGATTGCCTGCGTTGGTTTTCCCCAATGTAATGGCCAGTGGTTGCCTACACTTCATTTTTCCCAGGGATTTAATCTATTTTCTCCAGTCGGAGAAAATTATCAGGGCGGGCTTCTTGATAATGATATCAGAATGACTATCCAGTATATCCACCGATTAGGTGCCATAATTACTGCCCTTTATGTGTTTGTATTGTCTTTTCTTTGTCTCATTAAAAGCGAGAGAAAGAGCTTACGTTATTTTGCTTTATTGGCCATAGCACTTTTGATAACTCAGTTTAGTCTAGGGGTGGCCAATGTAGTGTATTTGCTGCCATTATGGGTTGCAGTTGCCCACAATGGAGTTGCCGCATTACTACTGGCAACACTACTGATGATGTTATACCTCACCCAAGGGAGAGCTTCTGATGCGTGCTAA
- the cyoE gene encoding heme o synthase: MRAKTESRINVNWRDYMELCKPRVVALMLLTVIVGMYLSTPDWVPLATLITTLMGIGCCAGSAAAINHLVDKRIDAIMARTSKRPVAQGRVSVKQALYFAGIIGIVGLLILIFFVNSLTALLTFITLIGYAGVYTGYLKRATPQNIVIGGLAGAAPPLLGWTAVTNQLDPQALLLVLIIFTWTPPHFWALAIYRFEDYRHAEIPMLPVTHGIAFTKLNILLYTILLLVVSVLPFVVGMSNWLYLTGAVLLGLRFLYWAIVLFRSEQPIVAMRTFRFSIVYLMMLFVFLLIDHYI; encoded by the coding sequence ATGCGTGCTAAAACTGAATCCAGGATAAATGTAAATTGGCGCGATTACATGGAGCTTTGTAAACCTCGCGTAGTTGCCCTTATGCTTTTAACAGTGATAGTGGGCATGTATTTAAGTACTCCGGATTGGGTACCTTTAGCGACACTAATTACTACGTTAATGGGTATAGGATGCTGTGCTGGCAGTGCTGCGGCTATTAATCATTTAGTCGATAAGCGTATTGATGCCATCATGGCAAGAACTAGTAAGCGACCTGTAGCTCAAGGGCGGGTATCTGTAAAGCAAGCCCTCTATTTTGCTGGCATAATAGGAATTGTAGGGCTTTTAATTTTAATATTCTTTGTCAATAGTCTGACGGCGCTTCTTACGTTTATTACCCTCATTGGTTATGCGGGGGTTTATACAGGTTATTTAAAACGGGCGACACCACAAAATATTGTTATTGGCGGATTAGCTGGTGCGGCACCACCTTTGCTTGGGTGGACTGCAGTGACTAATCAACTCGACCCACAGGCATTACTCCTGGTATTAATTATCTTTACCTGGACTCCTCCTCATTTTTGGGCGTTGGCTATTTATCGCTTTGAGGATTATAGGCATGCAGAAATCCCCATGTTACCGGTTACGCATGGAATTGCATTTACTAAATTGAATATCCTTTTGTATACTATTTTGCTGCTAGTCGTGAGTGTATTGCCCTTTGTTGTGGGCATGAGTAATTGGCTATATCTCACTGGCGCTGTGTTATTGGGATTGCGCTTCTTATATTGGGCTATAGTTTTATTCCGTTCTGAACAACCTATTGTGGCAATGCGTACATTCCGGTTTTCTATTGTTTATCTGATGATGTTATTTGTCTTTCTATTAATTGATCATTATATCTAA
- a CDS encoding SCO family protein, with translation MSAKINRKWLVVGSFLGLVAILSGVLIAQHLTMGKKIDPSQFNGTLLEAPREINEFVLTGIDDQPFNNVSLQGQWTLVFFGFTNCGYLCPTTMAELAKMYHILEEENIKPLPRIVMISIDPDRDSLEKLNHYVKAFDPHFYGARGSEDIVKKMTHEMGIAYAKVAIPNAKDPNNYDVQHSGAVMLFNPQGELNAFFTTPHQASLLAKDYQLLVS, from the coding sequence ATGTCTGCCAAAATAAATCGTAAATGGCTGGTAGTAGGGAGTTTTCTCGGCTTGGTAGCTATCCTAAGCGGCGTCTTAATCGCTCAGCATTTAACCATGGGAAAGAAAATTGATCCCTCACAATTTAATGGAACGTTGCTAGAAGCACCACGGGAAATAAATGAGTTTGTTTTGACTGGTATTGATGACCAACCCTTCAATAATGTGAGTTTGCAAGGACAATGGACATTGGTTTTTTTTGGTTTTACCAATTGTGGTTATTTATGTCCAACAACCATGGCGGAATTGGCCAAGATGTACCATATTCTTGAAGAAGAAAATATCAAACCTTTGCCCAGGATAGTTATGATTTCTATTGATCCAGATAGAGACAGTTTAGAGAAGCTTAATCATTATGTTAAGGCTTTTGATCCTCATTTCTATGGGGCGAGAGGATCTGAGGATATCGTGAAAAAAATGACTCACGAGATGGGTATTGCTTACGCGAAGGTAGCAATTCCTAATGCGAAAGATCCTAATAATTATGATGTACAGCATAGTGGGGCTGTTATGCTTTTTAATCCTCAAGGTGAACTTAATGCATTTTTCACCACTCCCCACCAAGCGAGTCTTTTAGCAAAAGATTACCAGCTTTTAGTTTCTTAA
- the rimK gene encoding 30S ribosomal protein S6--L-glutamate ligase, with amino-acid sequence MKIAILSTNPQLYSHQRLRAAGEEAGHEISVINPLYCYMNVATSNPQVHYRGGEALPKYDAVIPRIGASLTFYGTALLRHMETMGMYTLNESIAISRSRDKFRALQLLARKGIPMPRTSFALSPGDTEDLIRMVGGAPLVIKLLEGTQGKGVILADSHQSAVSIINAFKEMSTNILVQEFIEESRGTDIRCFVIGDKVVAAIKRQAKEGEFRANVHQGGRALKVKLSPQERAIAVAAAKTMGLKVAGVDLIRSNHGPLVLEINSSPGLEGIEKATHVNIASKIIQYIEKHAKPKSINQRFQG; translated from the coding sequence ATGAAAATTGCTATTTTATCTACCAATCCTCAGTTGTACTCACATCAGCGCTTAAGAGCTGCTGGCGAGGAGGCAGGTCATGAGATCAGTGTTATTAATCCACTTTATTGTTATATGAATGTGGCAACCTCCAATCCTCAAGTCCATTATCGCGGCGGTGAGGCATTGCCAAAATATGATGCAGTCATTCCGCGTATAGGCGCATCACTCACTTTTTATGGAACTGCTTTGCTTAGACATATGGAAACAATGGGGATGTATACGCTTAATGAGTCAATAGCCATATCGCGCTCACGCGACAAGTTTCGGGCATTGCAACTTTTGGCACGTAAAGGTATTCCTATGCCTAGAACAAGCTTTGCTTTATCGCCCGGAGATACTGAGGATCTAATTCGTATGGTTGGAGGAGCCCCTCTTGTTATTAAGCTATTAGAAGGAACTCAGGGAAAGGGTGTTATTTTGGCAGATAGCCATCAATCAGCAGTTAGTATTATTAATGCTTTTAAAGAAATGTCGACCAACATCCTTGTGCAGGAATTTATTGAAGAATCTCGCGGCACTGATATCCGCTGTTTTGTAATTGGAGATAAAGTTGTTGCTGCAATAAAGCGTCAAGCCAAAGAAGGGGAGTTTCGTGCAAATGTACATCAAGGTGGAAGGGCATTAAAAGTAAAATTATCTCCTCAAGAAAGAGCCATTGCGGTTGCTGCTGCAAAAACGATGGGTCTAAAAGTGGCCGGCGTGGATTTAATTCGTTCTAACCATGGTCCTTTAGTGCTGGAAATTAATTCATCTCCGGGCTTAGAAGGCATTGAGAAAGCAACTCATGTCAATATTGCTAGTAAAATTATTCAATATATAGAAAAACATGCTAAACCTAAAAGTATTAATCAAAGGTTCCAAGGATGA
- a CDS encoding succinylglutamate desuccinylase/aspartoacylase family protein: MKKKARASIVIADETIKAGQARCVKLELAMLYTSTPIEIPVYVFHGKKEGPILFVTAAIHGDEINGVEIIRRLHHAPQIKRLRGTLITIPVVNVYGFFLHSRYLPDRRDLNRQFPGHEKGSMASKLANLIMKEIVAKSSHGIDLHTGAIHRSNYPQTRFSHQCAQSSTLAEAFNAPIMVAANLRDGSLREATDNLDIPMIIYEGGEALRFDELAIRIGVRGILNVMTYLEMFPPSQRKLRKKRGFISAIAESTFWIRAVESGVMINSKALGAKVNKGEMLCKIVDPLGDNEIKIKSPCEGVIIGKTNIPLVNEGDAIFHIAVFENLDNLQLPAEDIEDWD; this comes from the coding sequence ATGAAAAAGAAAGCAAGAGCATCTATTGTTATTGCTGATGAAACTATTAAAGCTGGTCAGGCGCGTTGTGTAAAGCTTGAGCTTGCTATGCTGTACACGTCAACGCCGATTGAAATTCCCGTATATGTGTTCCATGGAAAGAAAGAAGGACCTATTCTATTTGTTACGGCAGCTATTCACGGGGATGAAATCAATGGCGTTGAAATTATCCGTCGTCTCCATCATGCTCCTCAAATCAAACGTTTACGAGGCACTCTGATTACTATCCCTGTGGTAAATGTTTATGGCTTTTTCCTTCATTCACGTTATTTACCAGACAGGCGGGATTTGAACCGGCAATTTCCGGGACATGAAAAAGGATCTATGGCCTCCAAATTGGCAAACCTCATTATGAAAGAAATTGTAGCGAAATCTAGCCATGGTATTGATTTGCATACAGGGGCTATTCATCGTTCAAACTACCCACAAACGCGCTTTAGTCATCAATGTGCGCAGTCCTCAACATTAGCAGAGGCTTTTAATGCGCCTATTATGGTTGCGGCCAATTTACGAGATGGCTCATTACGTGAAGCGACAGATAATTTAGATATTCCAATGATTATCTATGAAGGAGGAGAAGCATTACGTTTTGATGAGCTTGCGATAAGGATTGGCGTGCGTGGTATATTAAATGTGATGACTTATTTAGAAATGTTTCCTCCCTCACAAAGGAAATTAAGAAAAAAACGTGGGTTTATTTCAGCAATTGCTGAATCAACGTTTTGGATACGTGCTGTTGAAAGTGGTGTCATGATTAACAGCAAAGCATTGGGTGCAAAAGTTAATAAAGGGGAAATGCTCTGTAAAATTGTCGATCCACTTGGCGATAATGAAATTAAAATAAAATCCCCCTGTGAAGGTGTGATCATAGGTAAAACAAATATTCCTTTAGTGAATGAAGGAGATGCTATTTTTCATATTGCTGTATTTGAGAATTTGGATAATCTTCAATTGCCTGCTGAAGATATTGAAGATTGGGATTAG
- a CDS encoding cold-shock protein, whose translation MATGEVKWFNNAKGWGFIVPEGGGEDVFVHFSAIHGTGYKTLIPGQQVSYDLEKGERGLHASNVIALIEETSA comes from the coding sequence ATGGCTACAGGCGAAGTCAAGTGGTTCAATAACGCCAAAGGATGGGGTTTTATTGTACCTGAAGGGGGTGGTGAAGACGTTTTTGTACATTTTTCTGCGATCCACGGTACTGGCTATAAAACGCTGATTCCTGGACAGCAGGTAAGCTATGACCTTGAAAAAGGAGAACGTGGCTTGCATGCATCAAATGTTATAGCATTAATCGAAGAAACTAGCGCTTAA
- a CDS encoding LysR family transcriptional regulator: MDLNQIRAFIAAADFQSFTLAADYLYITQSAISKRIATLENEVKTPLFIREHNRLALTDAGKIFLPHVIEALQTIQSGMSAVNQFLNKQKNPLKIGVDFLIGSFMLPDLLAFFNHEHPHMDFSVSYLSPLMSFRALRNREIEICLNCINNKIAHEFELIPLFTLPYVIKVSRAHPLFQEKNITLRKIISYPGIVMPKYAPPRQVLEEYLFRKNLVLSNQHEAEPIFALLKLAKLRLGWCFIPKNVIDSDLVTIYEHEALQVNYFIIYRKTHKLSEDAQRFIATLRETRFFG; encoded by the coding sequence ATGGATCTCAATCAAATTAGGGCGTTTATTGCTGCGGCTGATTTTCAATCATTTACTTTAGCAGCAGACTATCTTTATATCACCCAGTCTGCTATCAGCAAACGAATCGCAACGCTTGAGAACGAAGTTAAAACGCCTTTGTTTATCAGAGAGCATAATCGCCTGGCGCTGACGGATGCAGGGAAGATTTTTCTTCCCCATGTTATTGAAGCATTACAAACGATCCAATCCGGGATGTCAGCAGTCAACCAATTTTTAAATAAGCAGAAAAATCCCTTAAAAATTGGCGTTGACTTCTTGATCGGTAGTTTTATGTTACCTGACTTACTAGCTTTTTTTAATCACGAACATCCCCATATGGATTTCTCCGTTAGTTATCTCTCACCTTTAATGAGCTTTCGCGCTTTACGTAATCGTGAAATTGAAATTTGCCTCAATTGTATTAATAATAAAATTGCTCATGAATTTGAATTAATTCCTCTATTTACATTACCCTATGTCATCAAAGTTTCACGCGCTCATCCCCTGTTTCAAGAAAAAAATATAACTCTGCGCAAAATTATCAGTTATCCGGGAATTGTCATGCCCAAATATGCCCCGCCGCGCCAGGTTTTAGAAGAATATTTATTTAGGAAAAATTTAGTATTATCCAACCAACACGAAGCTGAGCCTATTTTTGCATTATTAAAACTAGCCAAACTACGCTTGGGGTGGTGTTTTATTCCTAAAAATGTCATTGATAGTGATCTGGTAACTATTTATGAACATGAAGCGCTGCAAGTTAATTATTTTATCATCTATCGCAAAACACATAAGCTTAGTGAAGATGCCCAACGTTTTATCGCTACATTAAGAGAAACACGATTTTTTGGTTAA
- a CDS encoding HIT domain-containing protein: MSFKVDSRIERSSFWLKDWPLSSLYLKNEANFPWIILVPRENDVQEICQLPEKDRDQLMKEISLLSQRMKDFFKPYKLNIGALGNIVPQLHVHVVARFQDDKLWPHSIWQPDISTLAYSSEYAAKLVSDLKKVLEYR, translated from the coding sequence ATGAGTTTTAAGGTTGATAGTCGCATTGAAAGGAGTTCTTTTTGGTTGAAGGATTGGCCATTATCAAGTCTGTATTTAAAAAATGAAGCAAACTTTCCATGGATAATTCTGGTGCCACGAGAAAATGACGTGCAAGAAATTTGTCAATTGCCTGAAAAGGATCGTGATCAGCTAATGAAAGAAATTAGCTTACTTTCACAACGCATGAAAGATTTTTTTAAACCATACAAACTTAACATAGGTGCTTTAGGTAATATTGTTCCACAGCTTCATGTCCACGTGGTTGCTCGTTTTCAAGATGATAAACTATGGCCTCATAGTATTTGGCAACCTGATATATCTACCCTGGCTTATAGTTCTGAATACGCTGCAAAACTTGTATCTGACTTAAAAAAAGTGCTCGAGTATCGTTGA
- a CDS encoding FMN-binding glutamate synthase family protein, with translation METFELKKKDIFFLRALEIDELVLLLLMVGLITLLVTVYLWDRRQKHHAILRNYPILGHFRYFFEYLGEFFRQYFFTNDREEMPFNRAERSWVYRAAKDVDTTIGFGSTRPLHETGTVYFVSAPFPPLATNEATIRPVTIGPFCRQPYTSNHIFNISAMSYGAISKPAIEALARGAKKAGCWLNTGEGGVAPYHLEAGCDVVAQIGTAKYGVRDAAGHLSDTRLRELAAIECIKMFEIKLSQGAKPGKGGILPAVKVTEEVAQIRGILPHVDSISPNRHIDISNVEELLDNIEHIREITGKPVGCKFVLGSYEWVHDLCKAIHKRGIKFAPDFITLDSADGGTGASPQGLMDYMGIPIQESLPRLVDILVLYNLRERIKVIASGKLITPSGVAWALCAGADFVNSARGFMFALGCIQSMQCHKNTCPTGIATHNTRLQRGLVITDKAERVFHYANNMAHEVAIICHSCGVEEPRQLQRKHARIVREDGFSVSLEEIFPNKKPLPEYE, from the coding sequence GTGGAAACATTTGAGCTTAAAAAGAAAGATATCTTTTTTTTACGCGCTTTGGAAATTGATGAGTTAGTTTTGCTTTTGCTCATGGTAGGATTAATTACCTTACTAGTTACGGTCTATCTCTGGGATAGACGACAAAAACATCATGCAATATTACGCAATTATCCAATCCTGGGACATTTTCGTTATTTTTTTGAGTATTTGGGTGAGTTCTTTCGCCAATATTTTTTTACGAATGATCGTGAAGAAATGCCATTTAATCGTGCTGAACGCTCTTGGGTATATCGGGCAGCGAAAGATGTGGATACCACCATTGGTTTTGGTTCGACGAGACCTCTGCACGAGACTGGAACTGTTTATTTCGTTAGCGCTCCTTTTCCACCCCTTGCTACAAATGAAGCGACCATTCGCCCGGTAACGATAGGTCCTTTTTGTCGGCAACCTTATACCTCAAATCATATTTTTAATATTTCGGCTATGAGTTATGGCGCAATTTCCAAACCAGCAATTGAAGCATTAGCACGCGGAGCAAAAAAAGCGGGATGTTGGCTCAATACAGGAGAAGGGGGTGTTGCTCCTTACCACTTGGAAGCAGGATGTGATGTGGTTGCGCAAATTGGTACTGCGAAATATGGAGTGCGGGATGCCGCGGGTCATTTATCAGATACGCGTTTGCGTGAACTTGCAGCAATAGAATGTATTAAAATGTTCGAAATTAAACTTAGTCAGGGCGCCAAACCAGGCAAAGGGGGCATTCTCCCTGCAGTTAAAGTAACAGAAGAAGTGGCACAAATTCGCGGCATTTTACCGCACGTTGACTCTATAAGTCCTAACCGACATATCGATATTAGTAATGTTGAAGAGTTATTAGACAATATTGAGCATATTCGAGAGATTACCGGCAAACCGGTTGGTTGCAAATTTGTATTAGGTAGTTATGAATGGGTACATGATTTATGCAAAGCAATTCACAAACGCGGTATTAAATTTGCTCCCGACTTTATTACTCTGGATAGTGCAGACGGTGGTACTGGAGCATCTCCTCAAGGTTTGATGGATTACATGGGCATTCCAATTCAAGAATCCTTACCCAGACTAGTAGATATCCTTGTCCTTTATAACTTGCGTGAGCGTATTAAAGTCATTGCCAGTGGTAAGTTGATTACTCCCTCTGGTGTGGCTTGGGCACTGTGCGCTGGAGCGGATTTTGTTAACTCAGCACGTGGCTTTATGTTTGCTTTAGGTTGTATCCAGTCAATGCAATGCCATAAAAATACTTGTCCAACCGGAATTGCCACTCATAATACTCGCCTACAACGCGGTCTTGTGATAACCGATAAAGCAGAGCGTGTGTTTCATTATGCTAATAATATGGCTCATGAAGTTGCCATTATTTGCCATTCATGTGGTGTTGAAGAGCCAAGACAATTACAGCGTAAACACGCACGTATAGTTAGAGAGGATGGGTTTTCGGTTTCACTAGAAGAAATATTTCCTAATAAAAAACCATTGCCTGAATACGAATGA
- a CDS encoding YqgE/AlgH family protein, which yields MAINSSLANHLLIAMPSLTDPNFERAVIYICEHHVQGTVGLIINRPMQYPLGLVFEQMQIEPTKLEHNQKPLLFGGPVQPERGFVIHRPLGGWRSSLALRDDVTVTTSNDIIRAIAADKGPKDALVTLGYSGWGENQLEAEVMNNTWLVCPYTPELLYEVPFSERWEYAGAVIGVKMSQLTSIAGHA from the coding sequence ATGGCAATTAATTCCTCATTGGCTAATCACCTGCTGATAGCAATGCCCTCATTGACAGATCCCAATTTCGAAAGAGCTGTGATTTATATTTGCGAACACCATGTTCAGGGTACGGTGGGATTAATTATAAATCGCCCTATGCAATATCCTCTTGGTCTGGTTTTTGAACAGATGCAAATTGAACCAACCAAACTTGAGCACAATCAAAAGCCATTACTTTTTGGCGGGCCTGTACAACCAGAAAGAGGATTTGTCATTCATCGTCCTCTCGGTGGTTGGCGTTCAAGTTTGGCTTTGCGTGATGATGTAACGGTAACAACCTCTAATGATATTATTCGTGCAATTGCAGCGGATAAGGGACCAAAGGATGCATTAGTAACGTTAGGCTATTCTGGTTGGGGAGAAAATCAACTTGAAGCCGAAGTTATGAATAATACGTGGTTGGTTTGCCCTTATACACCAGAACTTCTGTATGAAGTTCCTTTTTCTGAACGTTGGGAATATGCCGGGGCTGTTATTGGAGTCAAAATGAGTCAGCTTACCT